Proteins found in one Plasmodium gaboni strain SY75 chromosome 13, whole genome shotgun sequence genomic segment:
- a CDS encoding exported protein (PHISTa), translating into MNLLNVMNLIILIYKILYIKYTKNKYIFTLNEENYKKKKRTYWYKNCTFRYLLIFIVSISSIKLMTLYENKIISSMHINNKYARILDEYQNDYNCRVKSKNPKNNIRTKKDDESRNRYNNINMNVNNIDNEQMSKNNIYFHNNPNDSGYISMNVSNDSLNLNYNDTTNSLTKEQLFEIINSLEEVPSHEDLENIWKHAICVAKEGLGRMIKKLYFYLDSYMDEYEEMQKQKWFCFRKEISEDFMDEINETLLSHEKSYTYKFYKIIRKKRTVEKLKKFIFTFIDKMEKLINYLYHKHKGIYIMKILKLHRLV; encoded by the exons atgaatttacTGAATGTAATGAAccttataattttaatatataagattctgtatattaaatatacaaaaaataaatatatattcactttaaatgaagaaaattataaaaagaaaaaaagaacataTTGGTATAAAAATTGCACCTTTAGgtatttattaatatttatagtTTCAATTTCATCCATAAAATTGATG aCTTTATATgagaataaaataatatcatcCATGCacattaataataaatatgcAAGAATTTTAGATGAGTATcaaaatgattataattGTAGAGTAAAAAGTAAAAATCctaaaaataatataagaaCTAAAAAAGATGATGAATCAAGGAACCGctataataatattaatatgaatgtaaataatatagataatgAACAAATGTcaaagaataatatatattttcataataatcCTAATGATTCAGGATATATATCAATGAATGTATCTAATGACTCATTAAATTTAAACTATAATGATACTACCAATTCATTAACCAAAGAACAATTATTTGAGATTATCAATTCATTAGAAGAAGTTCCGTCGCATGAAGATCTTGAGAATATATGGAAACATGCAATATGTGTAGCAAAGGAAGGTTTAGGACGTATGATAAAAaagttatatttttatcttgATAGTTATATGGATGAATATGAAGAAATGCAAAAACAAAAGTGGTTTTGTTTTAGAAAGGAGATATCAGAAGATTTTATGGACGAAATTAATGaaacattattatcacatgaaaaatcatatacttataaattttataaaataattagaaaaaaaagaacagttgaaaaattaaaaaaatttatttttacatttattgataaaatggaaaaattaataaacTATCTCTATCATAAACATaaaggtatatatataatgaagatTCTAAAACTACATAGACTTGtatga